A portion of the Blautia hansenii DSM 20583 genome contains these proteins:
- a CDS encoding FAD-dependent oxidoreductase, with product MKILIIGGVAAGTKTAAKLKREDRSAEVTVITKDRDISYAGCGLPYYVGGLIENREELIVNTPAKYAGLTGVEVKTGKEAIALCADKKEVIVKDVETGAEEAYGYDKLVLTVGASPAKLPIEGTDLSGVFQMRTPDDAENIRSYVEENQVKKAVVIGAGFIGLEVAENLKAKGIQVTVIDFASQILPNIVDAEVAVYAKKHLLKEGIRVITGTKADAIMGNDHVTGVKTSAGLLRCELLIMAAGIRPNTDFLQDSGLEMFKGTILVDKTMKTNLEDVYAAGDCVMVTNRITGKPQWSPMGSSANLEGRTLAQVLTGTKKEYPGVLGTGVVKLPNLNIGRTGLTEEQAKNAGYDVVTVVAPTDDKAHYYPDAGFFITKLIADRESHKLLGVQVLGNGAVDKMVDIAVMGINMGAVLEDFENADFAYAPPFSTAIHPFVQAVYILLNKINGNLVSMTPAEYAAGKAKDYKVVDVGLTPSIRGAVYVNLSQVNGEIEGLDKEEKLLLVCAKGKRGYFLQNRLRSYGYKNTVVLEGAQFFNDVKVQHAENAVSPEEETRVKALGFLRDKTTLDKFNGRVITRNGKITADEARTIAEAAELFGSGEVTMTSRLTMEIQGVPFDNIEPLREYLMQAGLETGGTGSKVRPVVSCKGTTCQYGLIDTFGLSEEIHERFFHGYANVKLPHKFKIAVGGCPNNCVKPDLNDLGIIGQRIPQVDMEKCRGCKICRVEKNCPINVAKVVDGKIVIDENSCNHCGRCIGKCPFNAFEDYTNGYRIYIGGRWGKKVAQGRYLEKVFTDKEEVLSVVEKAILLFREQGITGERFADTVARIGFENVQEQLLGDELLSRKEENIKAQKHLKGGATC from the coding sequence ATGAAAATATTAATTATAGGTGGTGTTGCTGCGGGAACAAAAACAGCAGCAAAATTAAAAAGAGAAGACAGAAGTGCAGAAGTTACCGTAATCACAAAGGATAGAGATATTTCCTATGCGGGCTGTGGACTTCCTTATTATGTAGGCGGTTTGATTGAAAACCGTGAAGAGCTGATTGTAAATACTCCGGCAAAATATGCAGGACTTACAGGCGTAGAGGTAAAAACAGGAAAAGAAGCCATTGCTCTTTGCGCAGATAAAAAAGAGGTAATTGTAAAAGATGTTGAAACAGGAGCGGAAGAAGCCTACGGTTATGATAAGCTGGTTTTAACAGTAGGCGCTTCTCCTGCAAAGCTACCGATAGAGGGCACAGACCTTTCCGGCGTATTTCAGATGCGCACACCGGATGATGCAGAAAATATTCGTTCCTATGTGGAAGAAAATCAGGTGAAAAAAGCAGTTGTAATCGGAGCGGGCTTTATCGGTCTGGAGGTTGCGGAGAATTTAAAGGCAAAAGGCATTCAGGTGACGGTTATTGATTTTGCATCACAGATTTTACCGAATATTGTGGATGCGGAAGTGGCTGTTTATGCGAAAAAGCATCTGTTAAAAGAAGGTATTCGTGTTATTACAGGTACAAAAGCAGACGCAATCATGGGGAATGACCATGTAACAGGAGTAAAAACATCCGCAGGCTTGTTAAGATGTGAGCTTTTGATTATGGCAGCAGGTATTCGTCCAAATACAGACTTTCTTCAGGACTCCGGTTTGGAGATGTTCAAGGGCACAATTCTTGTAGACAAGACCATGAAAACAAATTTAGAGGATGTCTATGCAGCCGGTGACTGTGTAATGGTTACCAACCGCATTACAGGAAAACCGCAGTGGTCTCCAATGGGCTCTTCTGCAAATCTGGAAGGCAGAACACTGGCACAGGTTTTGACCGGTACAAAAAAAGAATATCCGGGTGTGCTGGGAACAGGCGTTGTAAAATTGCCAAATCTGAATATCGGACGTACCGGTCTTACAGAGGAACAGGCAAAAAATGCCGGATACGATGTTGTGACAGTTGTAGCGCCTACGGATGACAAAGCCCATTATTATCCGGATGCAGGATTTTTCATTACAAAGCTGATTGCAGATAGAGAAAGCCACAAGCTTTTAGGCGTACAGGTGCTGGGAAACGGCGCAGTTGATAAAATGGTAGATATTGCTGTTATGGGTATCAACATGGGAGCAGTTCTGGAAGACTTTGAAAATGCGGATTTTGCTTATGCACCGCCATTTTCTACTGCTATTCATCCATTTGTACAGGCTGTTTACATTTTACTGAATAAGATTAACGGAAATCTTGTGAGCATGACACCGGCAGAATATGCGGCAGGAAAAGCAAAGGATTACAAGGTGGTAGACGTAGGACTTACGCCGTCTATTCGTGGGGCAGTTTATGTAAATCTTTCTCAGGTAAACGGAGAAATCGAAGGTCTGGATAAAGAGGAAAAGCTTCTTCTTGTATGTGCAAAAGGAAAACGTGGATATTTCTTACAGAACAGATTACGCTCTTACGGATATAAAAATACCGTGGTGCTGGAAGGCGCACAATTCTTTAATGACGTAAAAGTACAGCATGCAGAAAATGCCGTATCTCCGGAAGAAGAAACAAGAGTAAAGGCTCTTGGTTTTTTAAGAGATAAAACAACTTTAGACAAATTTAACGGACGTGTTATTACAAGAAACGGAAAAATTACAGCAGACGAAGCCAGAACCATTGCAGAGGCGGCAGAGCTTTTCGGAAGCGGAGAAGTTACCATGACTTCCCGTCTGACAATGGAAATTCAGGGAGTTCCATTTGACAACATTGAGCCCCTGCGTGAATATCTCATGCAGGCAGGACTGGAAACAGGCGGAACAGGTTCTAAGGTTCGTCCGGTAGTTTCCTGTAAAGGTACAACCTGTCAGTATGGATTGATTGATACCTTTGGATTATCAGAGGAAATCCACGAGAGATTTTTCCACGGTTATGCAAATGTGAAGCTTCCTCATAAATTTAAAATTGCAGTCGGCGGATGTCCGAATAACTGTGTAAAACCGGACTTAAATGATTTAGGGATTATCGGACAGAGAATTCCACAGGTAGATATGGAAAAATGCCGTGGATGTAAAATCTGTCGCGTGGAAAAGAATTGTCCAATCAATGTAGCAAAAGTAGTAGACGGAAAAATTGTTATTGATGAAAATTCATGTAATCACTGCGGACGCTGTATCGGAAAATGTCCATTTAACGCTTTTGAAGATTATACAAACGGCTATCGTATTTACATTGGCGGACGCTGGGGCAAGAAGGTTGCACAGGGGCGTTATCTGGAAAAAGTATTTACAGATAAAGAAGAAGTGTTATCTGTTGTAGAAAAGGCAATTCTCTTATTCAGAGAACAGGGAATTACAGGAGAACGCTTTGCAGATACTGTTGCAAGAATTGGATTTGAAAATGTGCAGGAGCAGCTTCTGGGAGATGAGTTATTAAGCAGAAAAGAAGAAAATATCAAGGCTCAAAAACACTTAAAAGGCGGAGCAACCTGCTAA